The segment AGCAGGGGCTCCCTGACCCATGAAGGTCACCATGCCCCTGCGTTGGCACTGCTGCAGGTACCGAACCAGCTGGCATGAGGGCTGGGCTAAGGAGGCCGAGGCTGTTGTGTCCCTGAGGTTGGGCTAATTTGGGAGGTGGGCACTAAGGGAACCAGCACCTTCCTCCAGGACATGTAGCTATGGGGAGCCCTGGGGGTGCCAGGCTGGAGACATTTGGGGCAGTGGGCAGGAGGCCGGCATTAGTGGGTTCCACTTCAGGTCAGGCTCTGGACCTGAGGACCACCAGCTGGTCCTGCTCCTGGgctcctgcccctctgcctGGTGTCCCCATGCAGGCAGGGTGGGATGGGTCTGGGGTACCCCTGAGGCTGGGAGGGACCCAGGGACAACCCTTTTGGAGCACCTGAGTTGGGCACTGTCACGCTACCATAGGGCAGGGCTGGTGTGGAGATGCAGCACTTGCCACCTGCTCACACCCAGACTGTAATCCACAGGCAGGAGGCGAGCAGCTGGCGGAGCCTCCCTGACCTTCAGGTGGGATTAGTCCCCATGGGaactgcagggagcaggcaggtgAGGCCatggctcctgcagcagtgtgggGACCCGgcaaggctgcagggtgaccgGGAAATCCCCACAATGGACATAGCCAGGTGTACCCCTGCTATTGGGGTCCATCCCCAGCGCCAGGTACACCCTTGCTATTGGGGTCCATCTCCTGTTGTGTGCTCACCCCAAGACCCATCCCACACTCCGAGCACTGCAGAGAAGCCGAGGCACACAGGGACCAACACAGCCCGGCAGCGCTCCGGGGACCCCAGAAACTTGAGgcagtgtgtgtgtgagctGCGTGTGGGAGCTAATCCCAGCAACATCTGCCAGACTGCTTGCCATGTTTCCggctgtgggcagggagcagggtggCTGTGCAGAGAACACGTGTGTGCCAGAGCTCCTGCTGGTGAGGCAGCCCACAGCACCCATTGGCCAGCCAGGTGTGTGCTGGCACATGTGCCATCCACAGCCGgcaaggagcagagaggtgacAAGTGGCACTGGGGCATAGCGAGCCTCAGGTATGGGGTCTGGGTGTCTTTGGACCTCGGTTAGTGTTTACCCATCCTCCTTGTTCAGGGAGATGCTTGAGGATGGCGTATGCATCCTTCCCGGAGAAATGagtctgggggaaaaaaaaggaggaaaaaggatcAGGGAGGCTGGGTGGGCAGATGATGCGTTGCCCCTGATCTCATCAGCCAGCCCCTGCAAATAAAAGCCACCTGTTTCAGCCTTGGCAGCAGGAAGCCATCCCCAGAACAAACAGAGCACCAGGCAACTGGGAGAAAGGCAAACAGGGGCTGGCACCAGCTCCatctgctccctcccagccccagtcCTGGACCTCCAGCCCCTGGGATGACGGCACAGCCCCCAGCAAGGCTGGGGCAAGGGGGGCACGGGGGGACTGTCCTGGTCCACCAGCCTGGATGCTTGCAATAATGGCAGGAAAGACAGTGTGCTGCCATGAGCCCCAGATGTGCACCAGATGTGGCAGATACCCAGGCAGAGCCATGGCCCCTCCCTCAGCAGGCAGCCGACACAGGGCACACGCTGTGCCCACACAGATGGGGAGCACAGCGGGGGAGCAACCCCGTGCTGGGGCTGGCATGGAGAAACCCGATCTGTTTTGCTCCTGCAGGGAACAGGATGAGCCGGGAGGGACACGGGGCCCTTATTAAATTAGCCTATGCAGCAGGCCCTGAGCGAGCGTTCAGCAGCTCACAGAACCAATATTAGCAGCTGCCCTTGAGCAGGCTCACTGCCTGCCCCCGTCTGCCTTCTCCTGcctgtgtccccatcccagtaGATGTTGCAGGTGACTGAACCACACGTGGGGATGCTGGTGGCAGGGACCGCCTAGGGCCACTGGAGATGCCTGTGGGGGGGGACAGGCTGTGTCAGCACCCTGGGGTGCAACGGGGAAGGGCTCTGAGCATGGAGACCCCCTCAATCTGCTGTTCCCATCTGGGGCTTACATGTGGTTGCCCCAGTGTTCAGGGATGCGGGAGGGGGCAGAGACGCAGGGATGTGGCACAGCCCCTACCTAGGGGTCAGTTTCTACCCAGTTCCCTCATCCACCCTGCGGGTGCTTTTATCCGAGGGGTTGCGCCAAGCTTCCTGTTAGGGCTACATGCCCTTAACATCACACCAGTGCCCAATAGATCCTATAGCACAATATCCAGTACCCCACACACCCCATCCCACATGGGACGTTCAGCCTGCATGGCATGCACCCCAGCACGGGGGCAGGGACACCATCATATACCCCACAGCACTCCATAGCCCCAGGCTGTCCTATGATCCCATctcatcccaccccatcccaaaCAACCAGTGCCCCgtggctctgctctgcatcctGATGCATAGCAATGGGGCTGCCCAAACCCATGCCCAGGCACTTTGAGGAATGTCCCCAGGCCACCCTGAGCAAGCGGGGCGGTGTCACCACACTGAGCCCCGCACAGAGTCAGCAGTGCTTTGTGCACCCTAAAGAGGTACTGCTGCACAGCGCTGTCCCTGAGCTGGAGCCAGCTCCAAGCGCTGACAGGCTGCACCCTCTGCTGGGACCTGGAGGCATTGGCGCTGCACGATGGGGACAGCGCTGTCCCCATTCCACGAAGCGGCTGCAGGGGACAACGGGGATCAGCAGGGACTCTGCACTGTGGGGACAGAACTGCTGGCCGATGCACAAAGGCAGACACGGAGGGAGACACAAAAGGGCTGCTGGGTGTTGACACCCCTCAGACCCCGGTtcttgcccagagaggcagctATGCTGCAAGGACAGGGCCAACAGGAGCCCCTGTGTTGGCCTCATCCAGCCTCTCCCAGCACGGAAGGCCCTTTGCCGGGCTGGGGCCGCTGCAAGCAAAGAGCATGGAGCACTGTGGGGACATCAGCTGGGGGTGCTGCCCCGTCTCCCCAGATGGCTGAACCACAGCCATGCCAACGCCGCCCCTGCCTGCCGGCACCatccctggcacaggctgcggGTGCCCTGGGAAAGGCAGTGCCCCTAATCCCCAGGCCAAGCGGGGACATTGTCCGGGGGCAGAAAGGAAAGCGGTGCGTCAGGCCCTTTGCCCATTGTGCCCTGAGCCCCTGTGCAAACACAGCCCAGCGTTTTCATTGTCGGCAGTGGGGTGTGCAGGGGGGCCGCTCTCGCCACGCTGCCTGAGTGGAATGGACAGCAGGAGCCTGCCCGGTGGGTGCCCCGGCCCCCCCGCTGACACAGCGCTTAGCCCCCCCGGCACAGCCCCGCTTTGCCACTCGCCTATATAGGGCTGGGGGAAAGCCAGCACCGGCACCACCACCTTCGCCTCTGTGCCCTGCGACCAAGTAAGTACCAGGCTGTGAGCCCCCGAACCCCACTGCACCACTGCTGCCTTCGCCCCTCGCGTGAAGCCCCCATGTGTGGGGTGCAGGAGGGTGCTGGGGTTGCCCTTGCAAGAGATGTGCCACCCCACATGGGTCCAGCAGGCACCCAGACCCCTCAGCGGGCAGTGCAAGGGGCTTGGGAGCAGCCCCACGCGATGGGCACATCACATGGAGAGAGAGggcactgcagctggaggggaCTTGAGGTCCCCAGAGACCCCGCGGCTGTAAGGGAAAGGGATGGGAGGTGCTCCCGCTACTATCCTGGAAGGGGCCGGTGACATGGGATGGGGTGACACCTGGGTGACACCAGGGCTCTGCCCACAGCCGAGCTCCCCGCATGACCAGCGAAGCCATGGACACTCTGGGGCAGTACAAGATCACGGTATGGGAGGAAGAGAGCTTCCAGGGCAAGCGCTGCGAGTTCCTCATGGAGTGCCCCAGCATCATGGAGCGCGGCTTCCGCAAGATCCGCTCCATCAAGGTGGAGTCTGGCCCGTAAGTGCCCCCCAGCGCCCTCCCCACCACTCCTTTCCCAGGGGCTGCgacacccaggtccttcctCAGCCTCCCTTGTGTGGTGCCTCAGTGTCCCCATCTGCAAAGCAGGGAGAGAAGCCCTGCAGAGCCGAGGTGTTGGTGGGGAGaggctctgcctgcagaaggGATGTTTGATGCTGGCAAGGACCCGCACTCTGAGTGCCCCCTCCTCTCCCgcagctgggtgggctttgagtACCCCGAGTACCAGGGGCAGCagttcatcctggagaagggCGACTATCCGCGGTGGGAGGCCTGGAGCGGGAACAGCGGGTATCGCACCGAGCATCTCCTCTCCTTCCGACCCATCAAGTGTGCGGTGAGTTATGGGGATGGCTGTGGGGCCAGCAAGGGACAGCGGGGATGGAGGGTGGATCTGGGATGGACGGGTGGATGGGTTGCACGGGGATGTGGGATGGAGGGGTGGCTCTCACCTCCCTGCAAGCATCCTGAGATGTGCATTTAGGCTCACATTTAGCACCAAACACCACCCCAActcctgctgtgtgcattgCAGAGCCACCCCCCAGTCTGGGAACCTCAGGACTTGTCCCAGAAGCCTGGGGTGGGGGAGCAGACCCAGGGAGATGCTCAGGAGCGGGGACCATCCCCTCCCTGCCAGTACCCAGACCCAGCGCAGCCGCAGCCACTATCACTCCATCGCAGGGCTGCGGGTGCTCGCAGTGCCGGCACGTCTGTGCCTCCATGtgccgccccccccccccaactttTAATAATCACCAGGCAGATATGCTCGGGCTTTAATAAAGAGGACGCGATAAGATCGCTCCTCGCTGGCAGGACCGCTCCACGGTGCAGATGGATGTGCATGGGGGCTGGGCATGGAGGAGGGGGGACAGTGCCGCATCTCTGTGTCCCAGCCATTAACCCCTCTgtgcccagcacccagctgaaCCCCACAGAGAGGGAGGGGCACTCACCTTGCCCTTGAGCCTCAGGGAGGGTGAGGATGCTGAGCGTGGGGACCGTAGGGACGTGAGAGCAGCATCCTCTGGTCAGCCCCTGGTGAGGCTGAAGGATACTTCATGGCTCACAGCCCTGCACCAAATTTGGGCATGGCCCCACCATGCCACATCCCCTTCCCACCCTGCCTGCTGACTCCAGCCTGCTCACCCCACAGAACCACAATGACAGCAAGGCCACCCTGTACGAGGCGGAGAACTTCCAGGGGCACAAGTTTGAGCTGAGCGACGACTACCCCTCACTGCAGGCCATGGGCTGGGGCAACAAGGAGGTGGCATCCATCAAAGTGAACGCTGGAGCGTGAGTCCCACTGCTGGGGGGTGGCAGAGGCACAAAATTGGTGTTGTGGGACACCTCCAGCCCAGAGGATGGGGGGCCCCAAAATGTGAGGGAGTCCTTCCCTTGGAAGTCTGTGCCGTGCCCACCACGGGGCAAATGGGAGGAGAGGATGGGAAGCAGGGGTTTGGGCTCTGAGCCAGAGGTGTCCCTGCAGGTGGGTGGCATACCAGTACCCAGGATACCGGGGCTACCAGTACGTGCTGGAGCGGGACAGACAGAATGGCGAGTTCAAGAAGTACAGCGAATACAGCAGCCAGGCCCACACCAACCAGATCCAATCCATCCGCCGCatccagcactgagcaggggCAAAGCGCGTGCCCTCGCAGCCTGCGGGCTGCCGTGCCATAGACCTGTACCTGGTAGCAAATAAAGGCATTTGTCAAAAAATGAGTGctcccctctctgctctgccacGGGGCAGGGCGCCTgcctcagccccactgctccccagcaTCACCCAGCCCTAAGCCCTGGGTGGGGTTTcccattcccccccccccccccgggtgTCCCCCCCANNNNNNNNNNNNNNNNNNNNNNNNNNNNNNNNNNNNNNNNNccccccccccccccccaaggcTGGCCACGCCAGCACATCCGTGCCAGCATCCGGCTCCGGCTCCGCCTGGGCACACCGCGAGCCCCACcccgcctcctcctcctgcacccTTTCCcaccctcctcatcctcctgcaTCCTGCTTCAGCACCCCCAGTTCTCCTGGGGGGCAAGCTGAGGTGCTCCATGCCAGTGGAATGTCCACTGCAAAGCCTCAGGAAGGTGGAGCACTGGGTGCTGTGTCCCCAGGGCAGCTGGccttggggctggggggcaaGTGGGAGTCTAGAATGGGGCCACATCCGTCTGTGTGCACACCTTGCACCCAAAAACCCCAGCGCTGggctgtatgtgtgtgtgcgtgtgcattGCACGTGAGCTTGCACCCAAGTGTGCACATACAAACCTTACAGCTCCACATTCCTCTTGTAGTACAGCAGCGTGACCTGTGTGAATACCCCCTGCACCCCATGCATCCTCCCAGTGCCATGCTGCAGGGCGTCCCCACTGAgcctctcccagccctccctTGTCCCCACCCCACCACGGCCTCACGGCAGCCTGGCCTCTCCCCCTGCACAAACACATTCCTGCACAGcggctgggctgcagggagcccaAGGCCACGTCAGCTCGCCGCTCTGCTCCAcgctgcctgcctgcaggtgAAGACCTCCTGGGCACCGACCCGCAGGGCTGCAACGGAGGGAGCTGCGGGGTCATGGAAGATGTAGGGGCTGCACTGCCCTGTCCTGAAGGGGTGAGAGTGCTGGATTGGGGGCGGGGGGCGAGCCATCTGCTGTTGCCAGTGGGGTGCCCCAGGGGTCCTGGACCCCTCACCAGAAACTCTATGGACCCGAGCCCTTATCTCCTCCAGACTTGAGCCCCCGCCCCCTGCTTGTCCCATGAACCTGGACCCCATCCCCTGGATTCCCCACGCAACCTGCCCTCCCCATCCAGTGGGTCTGTCCCAGCTCCCCTTTGTCCCTGCTCCACCACGAACTTGGGACAATGCCTCTTGGGTCCCCAAAGCCCAACACCCCTTGGCTTCCCCATGGGCAAAGAACTCCCCAAACCCTGGCACCCCACTCCCCCTAACCCTCTGCATCCCTCAGGACTCCCCAGTTCCATCACACCTGCAGCCCCCCACACACTACCTTCCCTCATCCCTTCTGCCTCCCTCCACAcctccagctcccacagccctAATGCTGCCTACCTCATGCCCTATGTGGTGCAGGTTCACAGCTGCAGGATCTTCACCACCAGAGAGGCTGCCAGGGGAGAGGGGCTCATTGCTCTTCCCCCCAACCCGTTGTGTCCCGGGCTTGTTTTCCGTTGCCTGTGGTGTGTTGCAAGGACTCAGGCAGCGAAAGCAAGTCTGGGAGGCTACGGaaaggctgcagggcaggcGGGGGGGCTGGGGTGGGCTGGAGGAACAACCAGAGGTGTTTGAGGATGGAGGAACTTTTTAAGGGCTGTTGCATCCCAGCGACCCCCTGGGGCTGGAGGAGTTTGGTGGGTTGTGTGGTGGGCTGTGCTCTTGTCCCTGATGGAGTTGATGGACAGTGAGGGTGGAGGGTGGGGGCTGGCTGAGCACCCACAGAACCCCCCATTTCAACCTGTTACCCAACCCCTTTGGGCACCCCCAGCCAGGAGGAGCTATTGGCCACCAGCTGTGGGAtgtcccagcctgcagccacccTCCCAATGGGCTACATGGCTGGGCTGTGGTGTGTCCTCCTAAATGGCACATTTGGGCTACAGTACGAATAAAAACCATGGGTTTAGCACCAGCACATCCTGTTTTCCATCAGATTCACACTTCATGAGGAAGAAATGTCGCTGAGTCTGGAGTGAGAGCTTTAATAGACATCACTGGAACAGCAGAGGAGAGGTTTTGGCAGATGAGCAGCTTGCTCAGTGGCTGCGCAGCATTGGGGCAGTATGGACAGCTGCACCTCTGGGTCTGCTGGGAAAGAAGGTCCATTCTTGGCTGTGGGGACACAGCACCTGTGGCTTTGGGCGGTGGGGCCGGTCTGCCCAGAGGAGTCCTTTGGGATAGAGGTTgccccagctccttcccctcTTACAGCCCTTTCCCTCCTTGCCTGGATTCGCCCTCCTGTCTTCACAACGCTTGCACAGATTGAAGGCACCTGGAACGCCTCTCTCCCAGTGCCAAACTGGGCAGCACCAGCGCTGTGATTCGGCAGCCAGCAGAACCTCCCGCAGGCTGATGGAGATGTGGCCATGCAGGTGTGGGTGTGTGCATGGAGCCCTCCAGTTGCACAGACCCTACTGAAGATGGGAACAGATCCGTGCAGCAGGGACTGCGTAACAGAGCACCAGGGAGGTGCCGGAGCTGAGCCACATCCCGGTTCCATGATTGCCTGGCACTGCGTTCACCCTCCCCAGGGCTCTGGCACTCCCCCAGTTGCAAATGGGTGTAAGGGGGGGGACAGAGTAGGGCCCCACTTACCCacaccatggggacacagggtgctggggagggcaggaCAGGGGCACGGGGCAGTGGGTGATGCCGAGGGGGGTGATGCAGGGGCACGGCTGCGTGCAGCGAGGGGAGCCCGGGGGGGGCCATGGCCCGGCGGTCTCCAGGCAGTGTCCGAGCCCCGCTCGCAGCCGGGATGGCAGCGCTGTGTTTGCGAAGAGTTAAGGAGGCGGAAGAGGCAGGAAGCGGCCCGAGCCTCTCTCCATAGAAACCCGCGGCCGTGATTAAAGTCTGATGCGGGCCCGATAgcgggctgggggtgggggggggcagcgCCCGCTTTAATTACAGCGGAGGAAATTGCTGGAGCCGGGGCCCCGAGCCCCTGCGAGTTGCCTGGAAactccccctcctccccgccTCCCTCGGCCCCTGCCCGTCCCCTGCCCGTCCCGCTGCCATTTATTCGCCATCAGCTGCTCCCTGATAAagtggaataataataataataatagggGCAGGAATATTAAAACATGCAGCCCGCGGGCCGCCCCCACAGCTGCCATGAGACACGGCGCCGGAGCGGTGCCACTGCTGCTCAACATGTACCTGCCAGGTACGGGCGGACCCCCCCGCACCACAGCGCACCCCGGCCCCCGCCCTGCCCCGGCCCCTGCGGCACCCACTCTGCTTTCCCCACGCACCGTCCcttctgctcttgcagcctTTCACACCCGCacacccttccttccttccttccatccttcaCCCACCTACCATCCTGCTGCCCTTCCATCCAGCCAGCCGcccttctgtccttccagcTCATCCTTCCAACCCAcccttccatccatccacccaccccACCCACCCACCCCTCCGTCCTTCTTTCTGTCCCCTCTGTCTACCATCGTCCCTTCCATCAGCCCATTTTCCCACCTTTACCCATTAGCTGCCCTTCCTTCCGTCCATCCGTCCATCTGCCTCtcatcttcccttccctccctccctccctccatccacccatccatccatccatccattcacCCATTCATCCACCCAACCACCTATCCCTCCATCCAACCACCCATCCATTCATGCACCCACCCACCGCTTCTTCTTTCCATCcacctctctctttcttttcctttccccactcCCCAACACCCTTCCTTCacttccatccatccatcccttcGCTACTCTGTCCATCCACCCATCCTTCCACCCCGTCCACCTCTCTCACTctcccctctctccttcccacctccctACCTCAGCCTGCAGGATTTTCTATTCCTATATAAAAGCTTCCCCGGCTCTGTCGGAAATCGGATTTCCTTTTTCCTGGACGCGTTTCCTGGCTTCACCACAGCAGTGAGGCGGGCGAGGGGGAGCGGCCGGGGGGTCGCAGTCCCGCCTGGACCCAGCCCTCCCCAAACCTGCACCCCTTTTTTCCCACAGATCCAGTGGGGGAAACTTTGTTCAAAGACGGCAAGAGCCAGGCATGGGGATCCCTCAACCCGGGTGTGCAGAAAGGTAAGAACACCCATTCCTTTCCCCACTCCATGCCCCGGGAACCTGCCCCTCTCCCTGGGACCCTCTTGCAGCAGGGACCCCTGGAGCACCTTCCCCTCTGCATGTCCCATCCACTGGGGCTTCCCACATGGGACACAAAGCCCTGGTGCTTGCTGCTCCAGATGACTCGGGTTGGCACTACTTCACTGGGAGCTGAGCTTCCTATGGCCATCCCAGTTCACAGGTGTGGGGTCCCAGCTCGGGTCCCCACAGCGCTCTGGGGATACCCAGTGTGTGTGTGGAGCCCACTCTGGGAGCTGGGGCACTGGATGACCAGGAGCGGATGGATATCATGGGGTCCGTCCATCCTTTGGGAAAAGCCATTCAGGGATGCAGAGGAGCAGTCCCAGAGCACACTGGTCATACGGCTGATGTGGGGTGGGCACCAAGTGTTGCGGACATGTTTCACCTGCCTGGCAAGGTGATGGATGTCACGGCTTGCTTACAGCAGGAAAAGGGGAGCCTTGGTTTGGAGGGGTGGGAGATTAGCAAAGCTGAGAGGGTCCTTTTGCCTCCGCACTGCGGGCTCTGCGCAGCCGTGCTCTGCACACCACACTGCATGGGGAAGCGCAGAGGAAGGATGGAGCCCTGCCACCCCACCTGGCTGCTTGCATGGGGTGGGACACACTGTGGGGGTCACACATCAGCCTTCCGCAGAAGTCTGCAGTGAGGGCTGTGGGGATGGGTGAGGACTGTGAATGCGGCACAGGGATGAGAAATCCCCCATTGTGTTCTGCTGGCGACGGCAGAGGTGGCTGGAACATCACAGCCCCTGCGCTGGTCTCCAGCTGTTTGCAGGGCTGAGCCATGCCAGGGGCACCGTGTGCACCGTGTGGGGTGTGAGTGCcaggctgcaggggaaggaagaTCACAAAGGGGTGCAGAGAGCGGAGGTGTGGGATAGCTTTTGCCAAAGGCACAGCCTTGGAAAAACCTGGGCTCACCTGCTTGGGTCGGGATGTCTGAGTGAGATCCGATGGATGAGGGTAGATGAGGAATGGCTGCTCCCTGGATCTGGGGATGGGAGCAGGAATGTGCAGGGGGAGCTGCATGAGTGTGAGTGTGGGAGAAATGGGGTGTGGGTCTGGAGGGTGTCTGTCCCTTCTCATCACCCTAGGGCCCAGAGACCCTTTCTGTCCTGCCCTCAGTGCAGCTGCTCATGTGCCTCAGCGCAAGCACACCCAGGTGTGCCAGGCTCTTTTCGGCATCCAGCCCGGC is part of the Numida meleagris isolate 19003 breed g44 Domestic line chromosome 5, NumMel1.0, whole genome shotgun sequence genome and harbors:
- the CRYBA2 gene encoding beta-crystallin A2; this encodes MKVTMPLRWHCCSRAPRMTSEAMDTLGQYKITVWEEESFQGKRCEFLMECPSIMERGFRKIRSIKVESGPWVGFEYPEYQGQQFILEKGDYPRWEAWSGNSGYRTEHLLSFRPIKCANHNDSKATLYEAENFQGHKFELSDDYPSLQAMGWGNKEVASIKVNAGAWVAYQYPGYRGYQYVLERDRQNGEFKKYSEYSSQAHTNQIQSIRRIQH